One Kineococcus aurantiacus genomic window carries:
- a CDS encoding ATP-binding protein, whose product MTRGGVQRLLALVLLLAIVSIVPTVAANLAGGRGEAPGWWSATVLVAYAAVAVLLLVQAVRGSRWWVLSWALVVVGDVALATYPAAVGHRPDDDVPWVLALSPITVGAGAVATPTLLGALALALVHLGLRLALQLSGVWTVPADVAVQEAIGLLVITTAASVAVLAVRGAARQVETARGGAERATAEAAAARAVELENSRWDGIVHDDVLASLSLTAHARDDGDRVRARAAAVRALASVERDPGAERGPLPLADVVSRLTDAVLEQHPAAVLTLPAPQQVRVDPDAADALVAATAEACRNAVRHGGTGGVPPAVRVRVRATGDRLLVEVRDDGRGFDPASATPRLGLVVSVRRRADLVGGRALVRSAPGVGTVVLLSVPFAGGAA is encoded by the coding sequence GTGACGCGCGGCGGGGTCCAGCGGCTGCTGGCCCTCGTCCTGCTGCTGGCCATCGTCTCGATCGTCCCGACCGTGGCGGCCAACCTGGCGGGCGGTCGGGGCGAGGCGCCGGGGTGGTGGTCGGCGACGGTCCTGGTCGCCTACGCCGCGGTCGCCGTCCTCCTGCTGGTCCAGGCCGTGCGGGGCTCCCGCTGGTGGGTCCTGTCGTGGGCGCTGGTGGTCGTCGGCGACGTGGCGCTGGCGACGTACCCGGCCGCGGTGGGGCACCGGCCCGACGACGACGTGCCGTGGGTGCTGGCCCTGTCGCCCATCACCGTGGGGGCCGGGGCGGTGGCGACCCCCACGCTGCTGGGCGCCCTGGCCCTGGCCCTGGTGCACCTGGGCCTGCGGCTGGCGCTGCAGCTGTCGGGGGTGTGGACGGTACCGGCGGACGTCGCCGTGCAGGAGGCCATCGGGCTGCTGGTCATCACGACCGCGGCCTCGGTCGCGGTGCTGGCGGTGCGGGGGGCGGCGCGGCAGGTGGAGACGGCCCGCGGCGGGGCGGAGCGGGCGACCGCGGAGGCCGCCGCGGCCCGGGCGGTGGAGCTGGAGAACTCCCGGTGGGACGGCATCGTCCACGACGACGTGCTGGCGTCCCTGTCGCTGACCGCGCACGCCCGCGACGACGGCGACCGGGTCCGGGCGCGGGCCGCGGCGGTGCGGGCGCTGGCCAGCGTCGAGCGCGACCCGGGCGCCGAGCGGGGACCGCTGCCGCTGGCGGACGTGGTCTCGCGGCTGACCGACGCGGTCCTGGAGCAGCACCCGGCGGCGGTCCTGACGCTGCCGGCCCCGCAGCAGGTGCGGGTGGACCCCGACGCGGCGGACGCGCTCGTGGCCGCCACCGCCGAGGCGTGCCGGAACGCGGTGCGCCACGGCGGCACCGGCGGGGTGCCCCCGGCGGTGCGGGTGCGGGTGCGCGCCACCGGGGACCGGCTGCTGGTGGAGGTGCGCGACGACGGCCGCGGCTTCGACCCCGCCTCGGCCACCCCCCGGCTGGGCCTGGTGGTCTCGGTGCGCCGCCGCGCCGACCTGGTGGGGGGCCGGGCCCTGGTGCGCTCGGCGCCCGGGGTGGGGACCGTGGTGCTGCTCAGCGTCCCGTTCGCGGGCGGCGCGGCGTGA
- a CDS encoding response regulator: MVANTGPGAAPEPGTLRIAAVDDHPALLSGLELELSRLDPSTVFVATAPTVPDLLRRIAGTTPPDVVLLDLRLGDGSTPAQNVGDLLAAGTRVLVYTEGRQHAEALAAMQAGAQGVLLKDRPVATVAEALHAVADGDTVSSAETAAALQVDETLTSHLSPQERRVLELYAGGMPARSVALRLGVTLETAKSYLKRIRAKYAAVDRPAYTRMELYRRAVEDGVLAPMPSAPPTPDGRAR; this comes from the coding sequence GTGGTTGCCAACACCGGGCCCGGCGCGGCACCGGAGCCGGGGACGCTGCGCATCGCGGCGGTCGACGACCACCCTGCGCTGCTGTCGGGGCTGGAGCTGGAGCTGTCCCGCCTGGACCCGTCCACCGTCTTCGTCGCCACCGCCCCCACCGTGCCGGACCTGCTGCGCCGGATCGCCGGGACCACCCCGCCCGACGTCGTCCTGCTCGACCTGCGCCTGGGCGACGGGTCCACCCCGGCCCAGAACGTCGGCGACCTGCTGGCGGCGGGCACCCGGGTGCTCGTCTACACCGAGGGCCGCCAGCACGCCGAGGCGCTGGCCGCCATGCAGGCCGGTGCCCAGGGGGTGCTGCTGAAGGACCGCCCCGTGGCCACGGTCGCCGAGGCGCTGCACGCGGTCGCCGACGGCGACACCGTCTCCTCGGCCGAGACCGCCGCGGCCCTGCAGGTCGACGAGACACTCACCTCCCACCTGTCCCCGCAGGAGCGCCGGGTGCTGGAGCTGTACGCCGGCGGGATGCCCGCGCGGTCGGTCGCGCTGCGGCTGGGGGTGACGCTGGAGACGGCCAAGAGCTACCTCAAGCGGATCCGGGCCAAGTACGCCGCCGTCGACCGGCCCGCCTACACGCGCATGGAGCTGTACCGGCGCGCCGTCGAGGACGGGGTGCTGGCCCCGATGCCGTCGGCCCCGCCGACCCCGGACGGCCGTGCCCGCTGA
- the msrA gene encoding peptide-methionine (S)-S-oxide reductase MsrA produces the protein MLFGNPFKTTMVTAEDALRGSQERRFEVPATHTVLGTPLEGPWPEGTEVISFGMGCFWGAERIFWQQPGVVTTAAGYQGGFTPNPTYEESVTGRTGHAETVLVAYDPSVTSAEQLLKVFWENHDPTQGYRQGNDRGTEYRSAVYTTTDEQFEAAQRTRETFQRELTEHGHGRITTEIRPASEAGRFWYAEDYHQQYLQKVPNGYCNHGPNGLTCQIGLVAKD, from the coding sequence ATGCTGTTCGGCAACCCGTTCAAGACGACCATGGTCACCGCGGAGGACGCGCTGCGGGGCTCGCAGGAGCGCCGCTTCGAGGTCCCGGCGACGCACACCGTGCTCGGCACCCCGCTGGAGGGCCCCTGGCCCGAGGGCACCGAGGTCATCTCCTTCGGCATGGGCTGCTTCTGGGGCGCTGAGCGCATCTTCTGGCAGCAGCCGGGGGTCGTGACGACGGCGGCCGGCTACCAGGGCGGGTTCACCCCGAACCCGACGTACGAGGAGTCGGTGACGGGCCGCACGGGCCACGCCGAGACGGTGCTGGTGGCGTACGACCCGTCCGTGACCAGCGCGGAGCAGCTGCTGAAGGTCTTCTGGGAGAACCACGACCCGACGCAGGGCTACCGGCAGGGCAACGACCGCGGCACCGAGTACCGCTCGGCGGTCTACACGACGACCGACGAGCAGTTCGAGGCGGCCCAGCGCACGCGCGAGACGTTCCAGCGCGAGCTGACCGAGCACGGCCACGGCCGCATCACGACGGAGATCCGTCCCGCGAGCGAGGCCGGCCGGTTCTGGTACGCCGAGGACTACCACCAGCAGTACCTGCAGAAGGTCCCCAACGGGTACTGCAACCACGGCCCCAACGGCCTGACCTGCCAGATCGGTCTGGTCGCGAAGGACTGA
- a CDS encoding cystathionine gamma-synthase translates to MTSDQIPGFSTRAIHAGQEADPATGAVVTPIYQVSTYKQDGVGALRTGLGTGYEYSRSGNPTRTSLETQLAALEQGAAGFAFASGLAAEDGILRALCRPGDHVVIPNDAYGGTYRLVKKVAEPWGVEHSPVDLADLDAVRDAVQPGRTRLVWLETPTNPLLTVGDIAAIAEIAHAAGALLVVDNTFATPYLQTPLTLGADLVVHSTTKYAGGHSDVVGGAVVVRDGDDGRGNSLAERIAFHQNAMGAVPGPFDSWLVQRGLKTLAVRMERHCDNAERVVEFLQSHPRVTRILYPGLPEHRNHDVAAKQMKRFGGMISFRTASVEDALAVCGATELFTLGESLGGVESLVEHPGKMTHASVAGSLLEVPDDLVRLSVGIEDADDLVADLAQALG, encoded by the coding sequence GTGACTTCCGACCAGATCCCCGGCTTCTCGACCCGCGCGATCCACGCCGGCCAGGAGGCGGACCCCGCCACCGGCGCCGTCGTGACCCCGATCTACCAGGTCTCCACCTACAAGCAGGACGGCGTCGGCGCGCTGCGGACGGGGCTGGGCACCGGCTACGAGTACTCCCGCTCGGGCAACCCCACCCGCACGTCCCTGGAGACCCAGCTCGCGGCCCTGGAGCAGGGCGCGGCCGGGTTCGCGTTCGCCTCCGGCCTGGCCGCCGAGGACGGGATCCTGCGGGCGCTGTGCCGCCCCGGCGACCACGTCGTCATCCCGAACGACGCCTACGGCGGGACCTACCGGCTGGTGAAGAAGGTCGCCGAGCCGTGGGGCGTCGAGCACAGCCCCGTGGACCTGGCCGACCTGGACGCCGTGCGCGACGCGGTCCAGCCCGGCCGCACCCGGCTGGTGTGGCTGGAGACCCCCACCAACCCGCTGCTGACGGTGGGCGACATCGCGGCCATCGCCGAGATCGCGCACGCCGCCGGCGCGCTGCTCGTCGTCGACAACACCTTCGCCACGCCGTACCTGCAGACCCCGCTGACCCTGGGCGCGGACCTCGTCGTGCACTCCACGACGAAGTACGCCGGCGGGCACTCCGACGTCGTCGGCGGCGCCGTCGTCGTGCGCGACGGCGACGACGGCCGCGGGAACTCCCTGGCCGAGCGGATCGCGTTCCACCAGAACGCGATGGGCGCGGTCCCCGGGCCGTTCGACTCCTGGCTGGTCCAGCGCGGCCTGAAGACCCTCGCGGTGCGGATGGAACGGCACTGCGACAACGCCGAGCGCGTCGTGGAGTTCCTCCAGTCGCACCCGCGCGTGACGAGGATCCTCTACCCGGGCCTGCCCGAGCACCGCAACCACGACGTCGCCGCGAAGCAGATGAAGCGCTTCGGGGGGATGATCTCGTTCCGCACGGCCTCGGTCGAGGACGCGCTCGCGGTCTGCGGGGCGACCGAGCTGTTCACCCTGGGGGAGTCCCTCGGCGGGGTGGAGTCCCTCGTCGAGCACCCCGGGAAGATGACGCACGCCTCCGTCGCGGGGTCGCTGCTGGAGGTCCCCGACGACCTCGTCCGGCTGTCGGTCGGCATCGAGGACGCCGACGACCTCGTCGCCGACCTCGCGCAGGCGCTGGGCTGA
- a CDS encoding MFS transporter, which translates to MSSAARVVEVVLPRRLGPGFRWLIASSWAANLGDGLALAAGPLLVTSLTREAFPVALAALAAWLPPLLFGLSAGVVSDRLDRRLVVVTVDVVRAVLLLALAGLVAGGRATVPLVLGALFLLATAEVFADNTASTLLPALVARDDLAVANARVQTGFVTVNQLAGPPLGAALFTAGAATPFAAQAGLCALAAVFVGRLRLPPRAARPATHPWHDVVEGVRWTAHHPAVRTLVVTIFTFNVTFGAAWSVLVLYSTQRLGLGPVGYGLVTTAGAVGGVAGTLSYGWIVRRVSLGDLMRVGLVVETLTHLALALARSAWVALPVFVVFGAHAFVWGTTSLTVRQRAVPEGLQGRVTAVNTVGTFGGLALGSGVGGALAQHLGVTAPFWFAFAGSAVLVVLLWRALRHVAHADENPDAEVLDHGSA; encoded by the coding sequence GTGAGCAGCGCCGCCCGGGTCGTCGAGGTCGTCCTGCCCCGGCGGCTGGGCCCGGGGTTCCGCTGGCTCATCGCCTCCAGCTGGGCGGCCAACCTCGGTGACGGCCTGGCCCTGGCCGCCGGGCCGCTGCTGGTCACCTCCCTGACGCGCGAGGCGTTCCCCGTCGCGCTGGCCGCGCTGGCGGCGTGGCTGCCGCCGCTGCTGTTCGGGCTCAGCGCCGGCGTGGTCTCCGACCGGCTGGACCGACGCCTCGTCGTCGTCACCGTCGACGTCGTGCGGGCCGTCCTGCTGCTGGCGCTGGCGGGGCTGGTCGCGGGCGGGCGCGCGACGGTGCCCCTCGTCCTGGGCGCGCTGTTCCTGCTGGCCACAGCGGAGGTCTTCGCCGACAACACCGCGAGCACGCTGCTGCCGGCGCTGGTGGCCCGCGACGACCTGGCCGTGGCCAACGCGCGCGTCCAGACGGGGTTCGTGACGGTGAACCAGCTGGCCGGCCCCCCGCTGGGCGCGGCGCTGTTCACGGCCGGGGCGGCGACGCCGTTCGCGGCGCAGGCCGGGTTGTGCGCGCTGGCGGCCGTGTTCGTCGGCCGGTTGCGGCTGCCGCCCCGGGCGGCGCGCCCGGCCACCCACCCGTGGCACGACGTCGTCGAGGGGGTCCGCTGGACGGCGCACCACCCGGCCGTCCGGACCCTCGTCGTGACGATCTTCACCTTCAACGTCACGTTCGGCGCGGCCTGGTCGGTGCTGGTCCTGTACTCCACGCAGCGGCTCGGCCTGGGCCCGGTCGGCTACGGCCTGGTGACGACGGCCGGCGCGGTCGGCGGGGTGGCGGGGACGCTGTCGTACGGGTGGATCGTCCGGCGCGTCTCCCTCGGCGACCTCATGCGCGTCGGGCTGGTCGTGGAGACCCTCACCCACCTCGCGCTGGCGCTGGCCCGGTCGGCGTGGGTGGCCCTGCCGGTGTTCGTCGTGTTCGGCGCGCACGCGTTCGTGTGGGGCACGACGTCGCTCACCGTCCGCCAGCGCGCCGTTCCCGAGGGCCTGCAGGGCCGGGTGACGGCGGTGAACACCGTGGGGACGTTCGGCGGCCTCGCGCTGGGCAGCGGGGTCGGGGGTGCCCTGGCGCAGCACCTGGGCGTGACGGCGCCGTTCTGGTTCGCCTTCGCGGGTTCGGCGGTGCTGGTCGTGCTGCTGTGGCGGGCGCTGCGCCACGTCGCGCACGCCGACGAGAACCCCGACGCGGAAGTGCTCGATCACGGAAGTGCTTGA
- a CDS encoding vWA domain-containing protein: MARDAWSRRRGGRYRYGEWAGGPDPLAPPYDVRAALDRVGQEVLNGGSLREALRDLLRRGPDGRSGLEDLRARAARMRREAARRGDLDGALTTARAQLDQALAAEREELAGRDGDDARFAEARLDALPRSTAQAVRDLEDYPWASEQARQQYQQILDRLREDVVGQQFRGMKEALQNGSPETMQALKDMMSDLNDLLAKKARGEDTPEDFAEFMAKHGDTLGEEGVEDLDDLVDALARRAAAASRLMRSLSPQQREELSSLMQQAMGSDVDLQAQMAQLNDNLRALRPDLDFSRGERVRGRGDQPLDYGEAADALQDISELDDLLDQLGQEHPGATLDDVDVEALERQLGRGAADDLQRLRELERELQRQGWLSRSADGLTLSPKALRRLGQTALQEVLGRLDTGGRGDHENTDAGSGGEPTGATRRWRFGDEQPLDVVRTVSNALKRGTASGGAVKLSWEDFEVVETERRAGAAVALCVDLSFSMAAEGRWGPMKETALALSHLISTKFPYDELQIIGFGLHAQPMTVGELAEVEPDFVQGTNLQHALSIARRHVRRHPDAEPVVLVITDGEPTAHLDDSYGTPQAVFQWPPTAETIRATVHEVDLLTRFGATINLFMLGEDPGLRRFVDAVARRNGGRVLSPSPDRLGQYVVDDYLKARAGRRANRRAS, translated from the coding sequence GTGGCTCGGGATGCGTGGAGCAGGCGGCGCGGCGGTCGGTACCGGTACGGGGAGTGGGCCGGCGGCCCCGACCCGCTGGCCCCGCCCTACGACGTGCGCGCCGCCCTGGACCGGGTCGGCCAGGAGGTGCTGAACGGCGGCTCCCTGCGCGAGGCCCTGCGCGACCTGCTGCGCCGGGGCCCCGACGGCCGGTCCGGGCTGGAGGACCTGCGGGCCCGCGCGGCCCGGATGCGCCGCGAGGCCGCCCGCCGCGGGGACCTCGACGGGGCCCTGACCACCGCGCGCGCCCAGCTGGACCAGGCGCTGGCCGCCGAGCGCGAGGAACTGGCCGGCCGCGACGGCGACGACGCCCGGTTCGCCGAGGCCCGCCTCGACGCCCTCCCCCGCTCCACCGCCCAGGCCGTGCGCGACCTGGAGGACTACCCGTGGGCCTCGGAGCAGGCGCGGCAGCAGTACCAGCAGATCCTCGACCGGCTGCGCGAGGACGTCGTGGGCCAGCAGTTCCGCGGCATGAAGGAAGCCCTGCAGAACGGCAGCCCCGAGACGATGCAGGCACTCAAGGACATGATGAGCGACCTCAACGACCTGCTCGCCAAGAAGGCCCGCGGCGAGGACACCCCCGAGGACTTCGCCGAGTTCATGGCCAAGCACGGGGACACCCTCGGCGAGGAGGGCGTGGAGGACCTCGACGACCTCGTCGACGCCCTCGCCCGCCGCGCCGCGGCCGCCTCACGGCTGATGCGCTCGCTGTCCCCGCAGCAGCGCGAGGAGCTGTCCTCGCTCATGCAGCAGGCGATGGGTTCCGACGTCGACCTGCAGGCGCAGATGGCCCAGCTCAACGACAACCTGCGCGCGCTGCGCCCGGACCTGGACTTCTCCCGCGGCGAGCGCGTGCGCGGCCGCGGGGACCAGCCCCTGGACTACGGCGAGGCCGCCGACGCCCTGCAGGACATCTCCGAGCTCGACGACCTGCTCGACCAGCTCGGCCAGGAGCACCCCGGCGCGACCCTGGACGACGTCGACGTCGAGGCCCTAGAGCGTCAGCTCGGCCGGGGCGCCGCGGACGACCTGCAGCGGCTGCGCGAGCTGGAGCGCGAACTGCAGCGGCAGGGCTGGCTGTCCCGCTCCGCCGACGGCCTCACGTTGTCCCCCAAGGCGTTGCGGCGTCTGGGCCAGACCGCCCTGCAGGAGGTGCTGGGCCGGCTGGACACCGGCGGGCGCGGCGACCACGAGAACACCGACGCCGGGTCCGGCGGCGAGCCCACCGGCGCCACCCGGCGCTGGCGGTTCGGCGACGAGCAGCCCCTGGACGTCGTGCGGACCGTCTCGAACGCCCTGAAGCGGGGGACGGCCTCGGGCGGGGCGGTGAAGCTGTCGTGGGAGGACTTCGAGGTCGTCGAGACCGAGCGGCGCGCCGGGGCGGCCGTCGCGCTGTGCGTCGACCTGTCGTTCTCGATGGCCGCCGAGGGCCGCTGGGGGCCCATGAAGGAGACGGCCCTGGCCCTGTCCCACCTCATCTCCACGAAGTTCCCCTACGACGAGCTGCAGATCATCGGCTTCGGCCTGCACGCCCAGCCCATGACCGTCGGGGAACTGGCCGAGGTCGAACCCGACTTCGTGCAGGGCACCAACCTGCAGCACGCGCTGAGCATCGCGCGCCGCCACGTGCGCCGGCACCCCGACGCCGAACCCGTCGTCCTGGTCATCACCGACGGCGAGCCCACGGCGCACCTCGACGACTCGTACGGCACCCCGCAGGCGGTCTTCCAGTGGCCGCCGACGGCCGAGACGATCCGCGCCACCGTCCACGAGGTCGACCTGCTCACGCGGTTCGGGGCGACCATCAACCTGTTCATGCTCGGCGAGGACCCCGGTCTGCGCCGCTTCGTCGACGCCGTCGCCCGCCGCAACGGCGGCCGGGTGCTGTCCCCCAGCCCCGACCGGCTGGGGCAGTACGTCGTCGACGACTACCTCAAGGCCCGCGCCGGCCGCCGCGCGAACCGCCGCGCCTCCTGA
- a CDS encoding CoA-acylating methylmalonate-semialdehyde dehydrogenase codes for MPHVLHWIAGAEAAGSGDRAADVYDPATGKRTKTLALAAPADVEAAVAAAKAAFPAWRDTSLARRTTILFAFRELLNARKGELAEIITAEHGKVLSDALGEVSRGQEIVELACGVNHLLKGAFTENASTKVDVFSIRQPLGVVSIISPFNFPAMVPMWFFPLAIATGNTVVLKPSEKDPSAANFIAALWKEAGLPDGVFNVLHGDKVAVDGLLTHPDVASVSFVGSTPIARYVYETATAHGKRVQALGGAKNHMLVLPDADLDLAADAAVNGGFGSAGERCMAVSALVAVDSVADELIAKIGERVATLRTGDGRRGCDMGPLVTGPHRDKVTGYVEAGVAEGAELVIDGREVVPDGDADGFWLGPTLFDKVTPEQSIYTDEIFGPVLSVVRVAGYDEGLELINANRYGNGVAIFTNDGGAARKFRNEVQVGMIGINVPVPVPVGYFSFGGWKQSLFGDTHAHGTEGVHFFTRGKVVTERWLDPSHGGLNLGFPQND; via the coding sequence CTGCCGCACGTCCTGCACTGGATCGCCGGGGCCGAGGCGGCCGGGTCCGGTGACCGGGCGGCGGACGTGTACGACCCCGCGACCGGCAAGCGCACCAAGACCCTCGCGCTGGCCGCCCCCGCCGACGTCGAGGCCGCCGTCGCCGCCGCCAAGGCCGCCTTCCCCGCCTGGCGCGACACCTCCCTGGCCCGCCGCACCACGATCCTGTTCGCCTTCCGCGAGCTGCTCAACGCCCGCAAGGGCGAGCTGGCCGAGATCATCACCGCCGAGCACGGCAAGGTCCTGTCCGACGCCCTGGGGGAGGTCTCGCGCGGTCAGGAGATCGTCGAGCTGGCCTGCGGCGTCAACCACCTGCTCAAGGGCGCCTTCACCGAGAACGCCTCGACCAAGGTCGACGTCTTCTCGATCCGTCAGCCGCTGGGCGTGGTCTCGATCATCTCCCCGTTCAACTTCCCGGCGATGGTCCCCATGTGGTTCTTCCCCCTGGCCATCGCCACCGGCAACACCGTCGTCCTCAAGCCCAGCGAGAAGGACCCGTCCGCGGCGAACTTCATCGCCGCGCTGTGGAAGGAGGCGGGCCTGCCCGACGGCGTCTTCAACGTCCTGCACGGCGACAAGGTCGCCGTCGACGGCCTGCTGACCCACCCCGACGTCGCCTCGGTCTCCTTCGTGGGCTCGACCCCCATCGCCCGGTACGTGTACGAGACCGCCACCGCGCACGGCAAGCGCGTGCAGGCCCTGGGCGGGGCGAAGAACCACATGCTGGTCCTGCCCGACGCCGACCTGGACCTGGCCGCCGACGCGGCCGTCAACGGCGGGTTCGGCTCCGCCGGGGAACGCTGCATGGCCGTCTCGGCCCTCGTCGCGGTCGACTCGGTCGCCGACGAGCTCATCGCCAAGATCGGGGAGCGGGTCGCGACGCTGCGCACCGGTGACGGCCGCCGCGGCTGCGACATGGGCCCGCTGGTCACCGGCCCGCACCGCGACAAGGTCACCGGCTACGTCGAGGCCGGGGTCGCCGAGGGCGCCGAGCTCGTGATCGACGGCCGCGAGGTCGTCCCCGACGGCGACGCCGACGGCTTCTGGCTCGGGCCGACCCTGTTCGACAAGGTCACCCCCGAGCAGTCCATCTACACCGACGAGATCTTCGGCCCCGTCCTGTCCGTGGTCCGCGTTGCCGGCTACGACGAGGGACTGGAGCTCATCAACGCCAACCGCTACGGCAACGGCGTGGCGATCTTCACCAACGACGGCGGGGCGGCGCGCAAGTTCCGCAACGAGGTCCAGGTCGGCATGATCGGCATCAACGTGCCCGTCCCGGTGCCCGTCGGGTACTTCTCCTTCGGCGGCTGGAAGCAGTCGCTGTTCGGCGACACCCACGCCCACGGCACCGAGGGCGTGCACTTCTTCACCCGCGGCAAGGTCGTCACCGAGCGCTGGCTGGACCCCTCCCACGGCGGCCTGAACCTGGGCTTCCCCCAGAACGACTGA
- a CDS encoding rhomboid-like protein, with protein MRLLRRAGRGAGLGLLHAAVVLAVYTALRFQTGAGRAGFVQDSSTNLDNLRRFPFRVLLLSAVVVPDTAGLLVLVPLVVALTASARWLGRLPTLVAFAFGHVGATLVVAVVLVAGLTHGRLDPAVAHAPDVGVSYGLACVVGLLAARVPRRLRVPYVLLPSAVLAAVLAAAPDPTALGHLVALLTGFCLAVLVRRGARAQLP; from the coding sequence GTGCGCCTCCTGCGTCGCGCCGGCCGCGGTGCCGGCCTCGGCCTGCTCCACGCCGCCGTCGTCCTCGCGGTCTACACCGCCCTGCGCTTCCAGACCGGGGCCGGGCGCGCCGGGTTCGTGCAGGACTCCAGCACGAACCTGGACAACCTGCGGCGGTTCCCGTTCCGGGTCCTGCTGCTGTCCGCGGTCGTCGTGCCGGACACCGCGGGGCTGCTCGTCCTGGTGCCCCTCGTCGTCGCCCTCACCGCGAGCGCCCGGTGGCTGGGGCGGTTACCCACGCTCGTCGCGTTCGCCTTCGGGCACGTCGGCGCGACGCTGGTCGTCGCCGTCGTGCTCGTCGCGGGGCTGACCCACGGCCGCCTGGACCCCGCCGTCGCGCACGCGCCCGACGTCGGGGTCAGCTACGGCCTGGCCTGCGTCGTCGGGCTGCTCGCCGCGCGGGTCCCGCGCCGGCTGCGCGTCCCCTACGTCCTGCTGCCGTCGGCCGTCCTGGCGGCGGTCCTGGCCGCCGCACCCGACCCCACCGCCCTGGGGCACCTCGTGGCGCTGCTCACCGGGTTCTGCCTCGCGGTGCTCGTGCGCCGGGGCGCGCGGGCTCAGCTGCCGTAG
- a CDS encoding sigma 54-interacting transcriptional regulator — MSISDTTTLPLEPPADLPRTLGALRASGHRHVPVKEELRTNLVARMKAGEDRFPGVVGYEDTVAPELERALLAGHDVVLLGERGQGKTRLLRSLVGLLDEWTPVIEGSELNEHPYTPLTPASRRRVREEGEDLPVAWLHRSLRYGEKLATPDTSVGDLIGDVDPVKVAEGRALGDPETIHFGLVPRTNRGVFAINELPDLAERIQVSLLNVLEERDIQVRGYQLRLPLDLLLVASANPEDYTNRGRIITPLKDRFGAEVRTHYPLELSLEVDLVRQEAATVAEVPEHLLEVVARFTRAVRESPAVDPASGVSARFSIAAAETVSAAALRRHALSGEVTPPVARVGDLHTVVSVLGGKVEFEQGEEGREVEVLEHLLRTAIAETYRSLLGGAELSGFSELVTDGRTIETGDLVPAERLLEQVGTVAGLAQVLERLGLSEVTPGRAAAGVEFVLEALHLTRRLDKLVLDDGRTVYGS, encoded by the coding sequence GTGAGCATCAGCGACACCACCACGCTGCCCCTCGAACCGCCCGCCGACCTCCCGCGCACCCTGGGTGCGCTGCGCGCCTCCGGTCACCGGCACGTGCCGGTGAAGGAGGAGCTGCGCACCAACCTCGTCGCCCGCATGAAGGCCGGCGAGGACCGCTTCCCCGGTGTCGTCGGCTACGAGGACACCGTGGCCCCCGAGCTGGAGCGTGCCCTGCTGGCCGGCCACGACGTCGTCCTGCTCGGCGAGCGCGGGCAGGGCAAGACGCGCCTGCTGCGCTCGCTCGTCGGCCTGCTCGACGAGTGGACCCCCGTCATCGAGGGGTCGGAGCTCAACGAGCACCCCTACACCCCGCTGACCCCCGCCTCCCGCCGCCGCGTCCGCGAGGAGGGCGAGGACCTGCCCGTGGCGTGGTTGCACCGGTCGCTGCGCTACGGCGAGAAGCTCGCCACGCCCGACACCTCCGTGGGCGACCTCATCGGCGACGTCGACCCCGTCAAGGTCGCCGAGGGCCGCGCGCTGGGCGACCCCGAGACCATCCACTTCGGGCTCGTGCCCCGCACCAACCGCGGCGTCTTCGCGATCAACGAGCTGCCCGACCTGGCCGAGCGCATCCAGGTCTCGCTGCTCAACGTGCTGGAGGAGCGCGACATCCAGGTCCGCGGGTACCAGCTGCGGCTGCCGCTGGACCTGCTGCTCGTGGCCAGCGCCAACCCCGAGGACTACACCAACCGCGGGCGGATCATCACCCCGCTGAAGGACCGGTTCGGCGCCGAGGTCCGCACGCACTACCCGCTGGAGCTGTCCCTGGAGGTCGACCTCGTCCGGCAGGAGGCCGCCACGGTCGCCGAGGTCCCCGAGCACCTGCTGGAGGTCGTCGCGCGGTTCACCCGGGCCGTGCGCGAGTCCCCCGCCGTCGACCCGGCCTCGGGCGTCTCGGCGCGGTTCTCCATCGCGGCCGCCGAGACCGTCTCGGCGGCGGCCCTGCGCCGGCACGCGCTGTCCGGGGAGGTGACCCCGCCGGTGGCGCGCGTGGGCGACCTGCACACCGTCGTCAGCGTCCTGGGCGGCAAGGTCGAGTTCGAGCAGGGTGAGGAGGGCCGGGAGGTCGAGGTCCTGGAGCACCTGCTGCGCACGGCCATCGCCGAGACGTACCGCTCGCTGCTGGGCGGGGCGGAGCTGTCGGGGTTCTCCGAGCTGGTCACCGACGGCCGCACCATCGAGACGGGCGACCTGGTGCCGGCCGAGCGGCTGCTGGAGCAGGTCGGGACGGTCGCCGGGCTGGCGCAGGTGCTCGAGCGGCTCGGGCTGAGCGAGGTGACGCCCGGGCGGGCGGCGGCCGGGGTGGAGTTCGTCCTGGAGGCCCTGCACCTGACGCGGCGGCTGGACAAGCTCGTCCTGGACGACGGCCGGACCGTCTACGGCAGCTGA